In one window of Vulpes vulpes isolate BD-2025 chromosome 1, VulVul3, whole genome shotgun sequence DNA:
- the VIP gene encoding VIP peptides isoform X1 — protein sequence METRSKSQLLVLLTLVSMLFSHTLAWPLFGAPSALRLDERMPLEGANEPDQVSLKVDADILQNALAENDTPYYDVSRNARHADGVFTSDFSRLLGQLSAKKYLESLIGKRVGNNISEDQGPIKRHSDAVFTDNYTRLRKQMAVKKYLNSILNGKRSSEGESPDFPEELEK from the exons ATGGAAACCAGAAGTAAGTCCCAGCTACTTGTGCTGCTAACACTTGTCAGCATGCTCTTCTCCCACACGTTGGCATGGCCTCTTTTCGGAGCACCCTCTGCTCTGAG GTTGGATGAAAGAATGCCACTCGAAGGAGCAAATGAACCTGATCAAGTTTCCTTAAAAGTAGATGCTGACATCTTGCAAAATGCACTAGCTGAGAATGACACACCCTATTATGATGTGTCCAG GAATGCCAGACATGCTGATGGAGTTTTCACCAGTGACTTTAGTAGACTTTTGGGTCAGCTTTCTGCCAAAAAATACCTTGAGTCCCTTATTGGAAAACGAGTTGG CAATAACATCTCAGAAGACCAGGGACCAATCAAACGCCACTCAGATGCAGTCTTCACTGACAACTATACCCGCCTTCGAAAACAAATGGCTGTAAAGAAATACCTGAACTCAATTCTGAATGGGAAGAGGAG CAGTGAGGGAGAATCGCCTGACTTTCCTGAAGAgctagaaaaataa
- the VIP gene encoding VIP peptides isoform X2, whose protein sequence is METRSKSQLLVLLTLVSMLFSHTLAWPLFGAPSALRLDERMPLEGANEPDQVSLKVDADILQNALAENDTPYYDVSRNARHADGVFTSDFSRLLGQLSAKKYLESLIGKRVGNNISEDQGPIKRHSDAVFTDNYTRLRKQMAVKKYLNSILNGKRSEGESPDFPEELEK, encoded by the exons ATGGAAACCAGAAGTAAGTCCCAGCTACTTGTGCTGCTAACACTTGTCAGCATGCTCTTCTCCCACACGTTGGCATGGCCTCTTTTCGGAGCACCCTCTGCTCTGAG GTTGGATGAAAGAATGCCACTCGAAGGAGCAAATGAACCTGATCAAGTTTCCTTAAAAGTAGATGCTGACATCTTGCAAAATGCACTAGCTGAGAATGACACACCCTATTATGATGTGTCCAG GAATGCCAGACATGCTGATGGAGTTTTCACCAGTGACTTTAGTAGACTTTTGGGTCAGCTTTCTGCCAAAAAATACCTTGAGTCCCTTATTGGAAAACGAGTTGG CAATAACATCTCAGAAGACCAGGGACCAATCAAACGCCACTCAGATGCAGTCTTCACTGACAACTATACCCGCCTTCGAAAACAAATGGCTGTAAAGAAATACCTGAACTCAATTCTGAATGGGAAGAGGAG TGAGGGAGAATCGCCTGACTTTCCTGAAGAgctagaaaaataa